Part of the Jatrophihabitans sp. GAS493 genome, TTCATCACGCTGAGCGATCACGGTCATCTCCATGGCAGTCGCGCCCAGCGTCTTCCGGGCCAAGCGCTGCGCCTCAGCGATCATCAATCGGCCCACCCCGCCGCCTTGAGCCCCGGGGCGTACGGCGAACATGCCGAAGTAGACGACGCTGTCGGCCCGACTCTCGAGTTGGCAGCAAGCAAGGATGCCGTCGGCGTCCGGGAGTACGAGGAGCAGTGACTGCGGGTCGGTGATCACCTCGAGCACCTGCGCCTCGTCGACGCGTTGACCGTCCAGCAGATCCGCCTCAGTCGTCCAGCCCTGTCGGCTGCTGTCGCCACGGTAAGCCGACTGGATCAGGCGGGTCAGCTCGGAGGCATCCTGGATCTCCGCAAGTCGAAAGGGTGCAGTCTCGGGTCTCATCACCGCTCCATCCTGCCGCAGTGCTGCTTGCCGCTGCGACCCCGGCTTCACCCCGCAAGGCGAGGTCACTTCTGCAAGACTGGTCGCAGTTGGGATGTCCGTGAGACAACTGGTTGGAGGCAGAGTTGGCAGACGACAGCGATGCTGCCCGTGAAGCCGATCCTGCCCGCGAAGCCGATCCTGCCCGCGAAGCCGATCCTGCCCGCGAAGCCGATCCTGCCCGCGAAGCCGATCCTGCCCGCGAAGCCGATCCTGCCCGTGAAGCCGATCCTGCCCGTGAAGGTGCCTCGGCTTCCGAAGGCGACTGGGTCCCCAAAGCCGATGCGGCCGCCGAAGCTGATCCGGTGGCCAGCGACAATTCGGCCCCCAATGCCGATCCGGTAGCCGGGCCGGCGCGACGCTCTTTCTCGCTGCATGAGTTCCTGACCCGGCAACGACATCTTCCATCGCACTGGCCGACCCGCAGTGGACGCTTCCTCGTGATGTGGGTACTGCGCCTGTCCGTGGCATTGGGAGTGGCCTCGCTTTTCGCGCGCGCACTTCCTTTCCGCGCCACCGTCGACGGCGTGCCGTTCCGGGTCGAGGCGACGCTCTTTACCCGACGCGGACTCAGCGCGGACACCACGCTCGGAAGCTGGCAGTTCCCGCGCTTTACCGGTCTTCCAATCGGAGTGCATGTCTCGCCGGTCGACGTTGACCTGCTGCGGCTAACCAGGGCGGCGAACCAGGACACGCCAGCCTATGTAGCCAAACTCAGCAAGGACTTCAGCGCGCAACTGCCGCAGATCGCCGCCTGGCTCATCGGCGAGATCGTTCTCGGCATGATCATCGGCCTCGTGTTCGTGGCGCTGCTGGAGATGGCCGTTCGTTATCTGCGAGGAATCGCGCCCCGTGCAGGTGAGCTCGTGCGTCGGCTTCGCCAGCTCGGAGGAGGGCTTTCGGTTTTGCTGCTCGTCGGTGCGTTTGGGGCGCTCACCTACGACCCTGACTGGGCCAAGGAGTCGAAGCTGACTGGCACGTTGGCGTCCTTCCAGCTCTTTCCCGATCAGTTGAAGCAGTACTACCTCCAGCAATCCAAGGCCTATGACGCGTTGGGCTCGGTGATCGGGATTCAGGCCGCGCTGCAGCAGACCATTGAGCAACGAGATGTGCCGACGACGTCTTTCAATGTCATGTTCATATCCGACATGCACCTGGCGGCGGTCTACCCACTGGTGCTTCAGTACGCGCAGAACTTCGACGTAAAGCTCATCGTCAACACCGGAGACGAGAGCGAGTTCGGCTCGTCGGCGGAGATGACGCCGACCTACGTGGCCTCGATCGCCAATCTGACCAAGACGATCCCGATGATCTGGGTCGCCGGAAACCACGATTCCGCTGACGTCGCATCGGTGATGGCCGGCATCCGCGGTGTCACGGTGCTCGGTGGAAAGACCAAGCCGTCGGCGGGTGAGATTGCCGTGGCGCCGGGATACGTAAATGCCTTTGGCCTGACTATCGCCGGCATTCCCGATCCGCGCGTCTACGGAGCGGCGGGTGTCTATGGCTCTAACGATGACTCGGGCACCGACAAGCTGGAGCGCCGAACGATCGACGATGCCGTAAAGGGAGCGAGCAAATCGACCCTCTTCGACATGTTCATGACTCATGAACCGAATGCCGCCGCGCAGCTGACTCATGACCTTCCTGGGCAGATTAGGCAGACGAACTCGGGGCACCTGCACGCGCAGAACGAAACCTCGCAAATTCAGAGCGGCTCGAACATCAACCTGGTCGAGGGTTCAACCGGAGCCGGAGGCCTGGACAACATCGAGCGGAAGTCCACTCAGCGTCCACCGGTCGAATTCAGCATCGAGTCGGTCGCCGATAACTGCGAGTTCACGAAGTTGCTGCGGTTTCAGCTGAACAACGCGGCCGTCGCGGAGGCTGCGAATGCCGCCACTTTTGGTCAGGATGTG contains:
- a CDS encoding GNAT family N-acetyltransferase, producing the protein MRPETAPFRLAEIQDASELTRLIQSAYRGDSSRQGWTTEADLLDGQRVDEAQVLEVITDPQSLLLVLPDADGILACCQLESRADSVVYFGMFAVRPGAQGGGVGRLMIAEAQRLARKTLGATAMEMTVIAQRDELISWYERLGFRRTGETRPFPYGELRFGAPRRDDLHFVVLRRDLSSVTEDTV
- a CDS encoding metallophosphoesterase, translating into MADDSDAAREADPAREADPAREADPAREADPAREADPAREADPAREADPAREGASASEGDWVPKADAAAEADPVASDNSAPNADPVAGPARRSFSLHEFLTRQRHLPSHWPTRSGRFLVMWVLRLSVALGVASLFARALPFRATVDGVPFRVEATLFTRRGLSADTTLGSWQFPRFTGLPIGVHVSPVDVDLLRLTRAANQDTPAYVAKLSKDFSAQLPQIAAWLIGEIVLGMIIGLVFVALLEMAVRYLRGIAPRAGELVRRLRQLGGGLSVLLLVGAFGALTYDPDWAKESKLTGTLASFQLFPDQLKQYYLQQSKAYDALGSVIGIQAALQQTIEQRDVPTTSFNVMFISDMHLAAVYPLVLQYAQNFDVKLIVNTGDESEFGSSAEMTPTYVASIANLTKTIPMIWVAGNHDSADVASVMAGIRGVTVLGGKTKPSAGEIAVAPGYVNAFGLTIAGIPDPRVYGAAGVYGSNDDSGTDKLERRTIDDAVKGASKSTLFDMFMTHEPNAAAQLTHDLPGQIRQTNSGHLHAQNETSQIQSGSNINLVEGSTGAGGLDNIERKSTQRPPVEFSIESVADNCEFTKLLRFQLNNAAVAEAANAATFGQDVTVSTLYFKTQKVDVDRVCTTTSGIGKAVAGLPIEQ